In the genome of Crassostrea angulata isolate pt1a10 chromosome 6, ASM2561291v2, whole genome shotgun sequence, the window ggGAATAGCTATGACTGGCGTTCTTTGCAATCAGTGTGTGAATAAACTGAACAGAATAAGGAAATTAAATGGGGACATTGAGACGAAAGTTGTGTCGTTAACAGAAGAACGCGACAAACTTTTAGCGACACTCAAAGCAATGCCAGGCATTGTTCAACAGTGTGTAAGTACGCCTAGAAGAGGGGAAAAAAGACCGTTAGTTAAACAAACGCCGACACCAAGGTCAAGGCTCAAGAAAAGTTTATTTTCCACACCAACCCGTAAATGTAGTCCTGCACCTAAAGTCACACCAGAGAAAAGGGTTGTAACTCAAGTCACAAGGTCAACGCAGACAAAACAACCACGAGAAGATTTTGATGTTAAGGTAAATATAGCGCACTTGGTTTAcattttgcatatatatatatatatattataatgctattgcaaaaatcaaatattttaaatattatacaatattgagTACAAAAATGGTAGGAACTATGAAACAATTATTCTTCGTCTCCATGATTTTACTAGGAGTCATTTTGTACCATAATCATTCCGTAAAACTACTgacgtgcgaccagttctcgctatgtaccatttcttgccagtacattgtgacatcATTTAATCAACACACTgtcacataaaattataaacaaaaaatgacgtcacaaagtactggcgagaaatggtacttggtgagaactggtcgcacaccAGTACACAGatacaacattttatttcatagattttaaatatgtactggcgagaagattagattttagattttAGAAAATGTACTAGCCAGAAGCGGTACTTggtgagaactggtcgcacaccAGTACACATGttcaatgttttatttcatagaCTTTAAATTATAGCATAAAAAGCAGGAGATTTGATATCTATGACTATCAAACAAATTCAAATTGGTCAACTTTTTATCATTGTTATCTTGAGAAAATCAGATTATTaaaattgacaaataaattgactgtattcaacatgttcaatatcatgttttatataCCTGGTACATACATAAtagaatatcaaaaataaaataagcaatTATAAAATGTGCAATGATCATTGTGGCCTCATATTATGACCTCTTGATCCTTGGCAAAGTTCACTTAGATATGAACATATACCGGCATATGTACAGTACGTCTTGTAAAGATcaacaattcatttatttattttttgatagatCACAGTCAAGTACCCACATGGTGAACGCTCTAAGTATGTTAACACTGAACCTGAAAAATCAGCCTTGAAAGCTATGATGAACAGCAAGAAACCTGAAGCAATTATGAAACATTACaggaaaaatgataaatacaagGATGCTATTGTGAATGTTGTGAAAAAAGAGATTCAGAAAGAAATTAATGTTCTTGTTAGAAGAAATGGAAATGTCTTCCAAAATCAAAGTTCAGAAAACCTTCTTAAATTTAATTGGACAGCTGTTTCTCATGAATTTCAAGCCAAAGCTCCTTACTTGCATAATATTCTATGTGGTGCGGCTACCCTGGATTTGAGAACCAAGAAAAAGTTGCCTGGTGTGATAACCTCTGCAGCTATATTACTTTACACAAGATCCCAAGGACTTAATCAGCTGCAGTATATCTTAGGACTTATCGCAGACAAATGTGGAATGACCAAAGAGGTGatagatttttaaagtttgacaTTATACTCATGAATGTAAAAATGGGACTGAAACTCAATACTTAAAATACAAGTCATTTGAATTATTACAAATTGAGTTAAACTTCCaaacaatatacattattttgcTGAAACagatacaaaacaaaatagtacaTGCACAGTACTgtaattaaaaagttaaaatttcaagttcaacaCTCATGGATTGATTAAATTGTTTATCTTTTCAGGGTTTGAAAATACTTCATGATCTTGGTGTAGTTGTGTCGCCTACAAgcataatgaaaaagaaaaaacaacttGTGAAACAGCAAGAAAAACAGATTATGGAAACAGTTTCAACATATGTAAATCACAAACAAGAGTTCACAAGGAATGCTTCAGGACTGTCTCCTACTGCAGGGCTTGAAAGTGATACAGAAGTAACTTCGCTTGCTGCTTGTGGAGACAGTGAGACACAAGGCTTACCGTGCCATGCTGCTGTTGTTGAAAGTGAAGCAGACAAAACACAGTACCATACTGGTAGAACTGAAAGTAGTGCAGAAAACAATTTGCTTTTTTCTGCTGCATgtgaaattaatgataaatcTGATACAGGAGATCATTtagttcagaacattatttcaAAACCAAAGCCAATAGAAATTCTTGGGGATAATTTGGACGTCACGATCAGTCCAGCAAAGATGACCATGGAGAAACAGCGTAAGAGCTTACACTGGTTCCTAGTCATGGCCAAGCAAAAACGAATTACAGCAGAGGACTTGAATTTACCGTCAGATATGTTGAGAGAAAGAAATGATGTTTTACGTGTACCAACAAATAGTTGGATACCATCGATGGTACAGACTGACAGCCTTTGTAAAAACATTGTTTTCCATGTATCTCACATCCTGCTGAAGtatattgaatttttgaaacctgCAAGTGTAAGCTTTCCAACTTATATTGCACATCCATACATGGAGAAGACAAAGGAGAAGTCTATTTTTCTCAATTGTGACCTAATTGAAGCCAGTGAGAATTCTTCTCAAGGTataattaaaaatgagaaaaaattaaatgtactgGAATTTTTTCTATgtgcatatacatgttttaatatgaCAGTGAGagaacatttcttaaaattagaTCTTCACACTctctaagaaaatatttttcattatcttttattatttagGCATGATTACTATACTTCAAAGAATCCATCACCTAGCAGTTCCACATGTAGACAATGAAACGCCAGAAAGAATTGTGTTCGGTGGAGACGTTCTGACGAATGAGAGAGCTTTTTCTGCGCAGGAGGCCATGCAGAATGTCCCATCTGAATTTGAGAGCCTTAGTGGATTAATTCACAGGCCAGAGGGATTGCACAGGGAAATGAACTTTCTTTTGGTATACTGAGCGTGGATGTTTCAAAAGTTGACAGTTCAAAaagtttgaagtttatttttcaCCTTGTTCACATGtaagtttttcttttgttttcatttgtgtttgtgttttactaACTGACTATTATTGTTGTGTGTTGATCTAGACTGGCAATCGTGTCTATACCTCCCTCTaggacaacccccccccccccccccccccccagaaaaaTGGAATTATTTCTAGAGAAATCACTGGTCCATTGAGGACAGtttttatgtgtaaaaataagaaaatttattgataaattgttATAACATAAACCAAGCCTTTATAACACATGTAGtaattcaaattgatttaaaatgttatttttgaaaaaatgcagTTTGTTTTAAAGACATTGCCATATTAGATATTACTTTACTTTTCAAAtgcatgataattttattttggtttaacATCATCTCTCAATTTTGTGGTATTGCTTTTTTGATAATATGTAGACAGacttcaatgaatttattattgGGTGGAGGGGTTGATTTTAAACCTACCGGGTATTTAACAGATGCCCATGAAATTGAGAGGGTTACttttttgctgtttttttttatgtttacaataaattttaatgtttgtaATTCTAGATGAAGAGGAATAAGGTAAACTTTACAATAATTTGCCATTAACTTTTATTTCTACAGAGCATTTACCAACTCTTCTACAAAGAAAAAAGCTCATCAGATGTTGGGACATTATACCAACTTCGCAATCTCATAAACAGAAGAGATGTTTCAGGACCTGATGAAGTAATCAATAAATTCAGGTACTGTAATTGTTGCAAACTATTGCAAACaattaatatatgtaaaaaaaaaaaacaaccccatTTTTGCATTAATACTGTTTACATTGCCAGATATCCACAGATGATCATATCTTTTACTCATCATCCATGGTCGATGAGGAAGGTGTGATTACCTATGGGTATCCGACACTAACAGTAGGGAAATTATTAATGGTATAGAAATTGTTGTTAGTTTGTTTAATCTATTGTTCAGTgcatttttgtttctttattgtGTGTATATATGAAGACAAAGCTCTATACCCTGtgtataaatgtacattatgttaTATGCATATCAGTTTTAACgttttcaaaaatcttaaaattttaggcCACATCACCAGTTCGTTGATGACGTCACGGATGGGTACATTGTAGGAGCTTTCCTGGATACCATGGACATGGATGACATCAGTTCAACACCTGTAGATGCACCTGTGTTTTCTATGATGAATGACCAAGAAAAAGCTGACTGGGTTCTCCATGCCGCAAATAAAGTGGTCGAATCTTTAGGTTTTTGTGATTTTGGAACAATACACCATTTGCGAGAAAACTTACAGGCTTTGGATCAGAATGATTCCCAGATGGAAGCTATGAAAAATGAAGACTTGTACGAGTGTCCTCTTTGTGCTAAAACATACTACAAATCTGGTTGGTTCAAGaaacatttagaaaaaaaacattgctgGAAGTTTTGTAGCGTTGAAAATATGGATGCAGATTCAAATCCTGTTCATTGCTTTCTTTTAATGTCTTTATTGTTAAGAGATACATGCAATGCTTATCAAATGGGTGATGGTGAAAGAATTGTACGCAATGCTTATATGGAATGGCTGTATGCTTCTGCAGTAAAAcactcaaaatataaaatttggcTTTGGCGAATGATTACATACATAATTGCCATACTAGATACCAAAGAAAGCTTTGAGTATA includes:
- the LOC128190226 gene encoding uncharacterized protein LOC128190226 — its product is MAAPMKTCGFCKKNIRDKSYRSLASNISQDHYGNIFKILGIAMTGVLCNQCVNKLNRIRKLNGDIETKVVSLTEERDKLLATLKAMPGIVQQCVSTPRRGEKRPLVKQTPTPRSRLKKSLFSTPTRKCSPAPKVTPEKRVVTQVTRSTQTKQPREDFDVKITVKYPHGERSKYVNTEPEKSALKAMMNSKKPEAIMKHYRKNDKYKDAIVNVVKKEIQKEINVLVRRNGNVFQNQSSENLLKFNWTAVSHEFQAKAPYLHNILCGAATLDLRTKKKLPGVITSAAILLYTRSQGLNQLQYILGLIADKCGMTKEGLKILHDLGVVVSPTSIMKKKKQLVKQQEKQIMETVSTYVNHKQEFTRNASGLSPTAGLESDTEVTSLAACGDSETQGLPCHAAVVESEADKTQYHTGRTESSAENNLLFSAACEINDKSDTGDHLVQNIISKPKPIEILGDNLDVTISPAKMTMEKQRKSLHWFLVMAKQKRITAEDLNLPSDMLRERNDVLRVPTNSWIPSMVQTDSLCKNIVFHVSHILLKYIEFLKPASVSFPTYIAHPYMEKTKEKSIFLNCDLIEASENSSQGMITILQRIHHLAVPHVDNETPERIVFGGDVLTNERAFSAQEAMQNVPSEFESLSGLIHRPEGLHREMNFLLVY